The DNA sequence aaaaaaaaaaaacaaaaaaaaaaaaaaagcaaaataaagagatgtcgaagggctctcaaagaaaaaggaaaagaaatcttttctcgaaaaaaagaagaaaaaaagaaaaatgagagtcgggagtaagaaaagcaaaggccgatctcatatgaaaatttcaagcataggaaaagcaaagtgcctaccaaaagtaaggccaatgcacattcatttgtaaagtacttctgaattttgaatgtacatttttgcatgttaagttgtaaattccatgtacatgtttgcattgtgtctcttgcaaatccttgacagacacttgttatgaagaagactccccaagaaatcggtttgtaaagtgcaattttcagtagaaaactaccatccctcattcaatgatggtattctttctcaagacatttccggaagaccaagatcggtgactagtcggcaatgatcaccaacgtcaagccccttctcatttaatttcgagccaaaacgagccttttcgttcctcgtccccaatcctagcctacgttataaccctccaaagtctcttccgattagggcacttgagttaacgtagagttaaatgattttaagcatcactcgaagaagttcgagcaagattatttctctctcattttgcgggattcttgacttgtaaatccggagcaaatgatgaagaaattcatttcagcgaccttgactcaaccggagtcccctttgtaaacctttgacctagctctcattacggtcctaatcaagacctccggatcgactcggtcgtatcaattgcgagattacttggatccttatcgaatgcgatgatggaaagattgagtgatttctcttgaatcctgcagacgggataaatagcttttctcgagagtgagagaaagccctttcggatcgaagtcccccattcagctcacattcgaggtattcgtaatgtgagaacctccctggacaaaattggtaatgcaaacttgacagaatggttatgcatgaaccatagtatgagtgattgcattatactcattgttgaatatgtttgtgtgtgttacctatgacattctatgataggtaatacattcccgatgttcgagttccctcccaaggtctcgaaattcatccaaggattattgaatgagcaagttttctttggcaaatgcctaccagtgtacgatacaagcaatcgcttcgttccttgattaatcgtttggagaacccgggtaagttttctgaaccccttttcaaattaacaactcttctcatgatagttgttatgattcaattcgggcaatatgccccttttgtacttatcgattccattcgatggtgctcctatcaaatattgttcaattcgggcaatatgcctcttccgtcaagtcgtgtagacatatgcaccggcgatcttgacatcttatcaaatcacaacgacgtagctcttatggtttcaatctcgggacgtgaagacatatgcactggcgatcttgacatcttatcaaatcataacgacgtagctcttatggtttcaatctcgggacgtgaagacatatgcactcggcgatcttgacatctcttcaaatcataacgacgtagctcttatgatttcgaagatcggatcacgaagacgtatgcaccggtgatcttgacctttagtcggctcataatgacatagctcttatgattttcggctcctttatcaaatcatgaaaacataagcacccatattttttgatccaaaccaaatcataacgacgtagctcttatgattttggttccccctttatcgaatcgtgaagacatatgcacctggcgatttcgacatttaatcaactcacaacgacgtagctcttgtgaacttgatcccacttctttcgactcacaacgacgtagctcttgtgatctcaaacgacacacatatcttgcatttgtcttgcattagggagaagtctccgataacagataggccaaataccttaaaatccttgcatccgcaaaaagaaacttggaaattaagagaaccattagcttacgagaaatttggtaaaacgagtattcttgtatgcgatccatgtgcatgtttctctaacatggaaaagaggaattatgacacatgttatttacggtcttgcatatcatgcatcacttcattacattaaaaaaaatgggattaaaactcccgccaaaaaagttcatccataatttgcactatcaaaatttaggattcaattttgtctttgagcggaacctctacgagcctccactcaaagaggggctattgctgacgcctaaattttgattaatctattttttgcataaaaattataaaaaatcatctcacatatttatttttagcgtacattgcattggcatataatcgggcaagcgtaacacttaatttagcatgcgtctagactaggcacgggatggaaaaatacaccgagaagatttgaaacttcaaggactcgtattgcaaatacttaaaatttcagggatcgtattgcaaatacttggaacttcggggaccgtattgcaaataccaaaagaagatgaagaagggaagatgatgaagggaagataatgaaaagaagatgaagaagggaagatgatgaagggaagataatgaaaagaagatgaagaagggggaagtggaagagaattgagagagagagtagaagagaattgagagagttttttaggaagagtggaagagaattgagagagttttgagagagtttttgagaggaatttttagagaggaaaaatagagttcttgagaaaaatcggaagagaaaattcgagagtgaagaaaagtgttttagtcgagcatcatcttcgacgagtcccgacacatatttcgcccctcgcaacccaacaaggccattgcttgccattttcgacgacaaccGCGTTCTtccactccgagatcttgaagggaactataacgtgtatgtgagtaagattttgtgtaatagaaggtaatcctttccatctcgatctacaaaaatgtaatcgtttggtttgaatatttgtttgtttattttagacatgccacgtgtttcaaattttagcattattacatgttaatttatttttataaatactcgtggatcgggttgcgttttctttctttctaaatcacccatggtgtatatcgtacaaagttcaatgttttacatccccataaaaaagaagaaaaaaccaaaaaaattgcatctttgaatttcaagcaaaatccatcaaaatagccaaatcaaatatttttcatgaaaatggtaccgaaagggcgttagagaaatcgacgtaaccaaatcccccgaattcaaaatctccggttcgcggaaataagatagttttctcccgctattttatttaggtttctaatcaacctaccaaaaatgattagtggcggctccaaaaaatgaaaaatcttttgcaagataatcacatgaaccataagttgcgatttggtatggacttgggagagtccgagttaggttagttaattaattaacccgataatccattagcccgaaacttaacttgtctatttttttttaggtcgcgacaatgtcCAAGAAAGGATGAATCATATGTTTCTTCTCCTTCCATATCCGCAAATGTTGAAACCCGCATATAGTCAAGGACATACCAAGGTACGGAATGAGGAAAAATCCACGGAATCGGGAATCTGACCCATGACACCAGCACGAAAAAGGAAGATGACTGGAAGCAAAAACTAGCAATGTTATGACTCATGCTCACCCTCTCGTATACTCAATCCCCCACTATAAGGCAAAACGAACAACATATGCAACATCGGGTGAGATGATGACAAGAACAAGAAGTCATATACAGGCGTTCCATACTCAAGATTCCAATAATCATTCATTGGCAAGAAACTCACCCATATAAGAATTAATCAGATGTCAAGCTATCTAAATTCCGACATTGAAAAcccaatataaaataaaaaagctcaTAACTGGCAAATAAAAACAGTGCGACAGTTTTAGTTTTTGAAAAACACATGTCAAGTACCAAAACGTCCAATAAAATGCCTTTTGCTTAGGAGAAACTAAGTTCATTCTCACATGAAATGATAAAATGTAGTACATCAGATACCAAGTAGAGAATTAAATGGGACTATAAAAAGCAAGCCATGAAGATTAGTATGAACCCATCGAAAATGCCATCCTGCATCTTTCTTCAACATTTCAAGTAATtgctaaaataaaattatcaacatATGCATCACATTACCAAGTAGAGAATTAAATGGGACTTTAAAAAGCAAGCAATGAAGATTAGTATGAACCCATCGAAAATGCCATCCTGCATCTTTCTTCAACATTTCAAGTCATtgctaaaataaaattatcaacatATGCATCACATTACTTTTGAGTTCTCATCTTACTAATGCTCTTATTAGCAAAGTTTCAACAAAGAATGAAATGCCAGCAAATATTGAAGAAGAAATTACTGAAAAAATTGGTGAACTTACCATGGTTGCACCCGTTGCTTTGGCAATGTGACGCATATCCTCTTTCCGCACACGTCTCACAGCAATTGCACCAGCCTCCACAAAATACTGGAACATTAAACAAGTATAGAAGTAATTTATAAACTCTGAATCAAACAGAAAACACAGATGACATACTAGATCATCATTTATTGACAATTAAATCAAATAGATTACATTATCTGAGTGCAGCCAATTTAAGTAAAGACAGAATACTCGAGCATAACCACTTCATACATGAGGAGATGTTTTAAGAGATTATTTGACAAgataataaaaacaaacatcCACATAAATAcatccttacccaaaaaaaaacatccacATAAATACAAATTAGCAAAAGATGACTCTGCATGCTCTTGTTTAGCATCCGGTACAGTATTCCaaggataaaaaacaataaaaaagcaAATCATGTAGAAGATTGCCTTGAGTGCCATGTCATCAATCCCTTTTGTGGTCAGAACAACATTGGCCCCAGCCTTCAGTATCTTCTCAATACGTTCTTTTGTCATGTCAGCTTCcctacaaaaatgaaaatttttaatcagTGCCTGCACTCAGCAAACAAGATGAACACAAGTGGCCCACTATTTAAAGACTATATCTAAAGAACTATGAAGGTCAGAAGGTAAATCAGTCAACAGGCAACAGGCAACCAGAGACACCAAAAATCTCCCCAAGTTATATGAGCATATTGCATGAAAGAGTTAGTATTGAACAGTTGATATAGCAATTTCACTCTGCTAAACCAAGTTCATCGCAATATATGCCCATTGACAATGATGACTTAGAGTGTGCTTGGAACAGTGGAAGCTTTGCTGTAACTATGTTGTATTTAAAGACTATATCTAAAGAACTATGAAGGTCAGAAGGTAAATCAGTCAACAGGTgacaagagaaacaaaaaatctcCCCAAGTTATATGAGCATATTGCATGAAAGAGTTAATATTGAACAGTTGCTGCAGCAATTTCACTCTCCTAACCAAATACATCGCAAGATATGCCCATTGACAATGATAATTTAGAGCGTGCTTGGTACAGTTGAAGCTTTGCTGTAACCATGTTGTAGCTGTGTTGTGGTGTGCTATGTTGTGCCAAAGCACATGTATATGGCAACAGATCTTTTAAAGCTGCTATGCTATCGCCACAAATGATTAATGCATTTGGCAAAAGATGTTGTGAGAATACTGTGGCTATCAAaatgatgataaaaaaatttgttgtaTATTTTGGCCcttattattatagtttttcGGATATACCATTTTCATCATAACCATCTAATGATAACTATAACATCTATATGTCCTTATAGTAGTAGCACTAGCAGTAGCAGTAAATAGTAGTAATTACCATAGCAGTAATGGTAATAACCATTGTTATATATATGCACAATTTTGGGTGCCCAAAAAAGTTACAGCCACAGAAAGGACATAAAGAAACAAAACTTCACTCTAGTGGAAATGCAAAGATCCGTCGTTCTAAGGAAATGACTTGAGTCATACAATCACCAAGAGATGACAGACTAATTTACCAGCCTGTCAGAAGAAAAGGAAGTCCACCATCTGATTACCTTTGTCGAATTTTCTCCAGCTCCCTTGGATCAGTCACGACAACTTGGACACCCAATTGCATTTTAGTCTTCTGAAGATTGAAGTCAAGGCATGCAATCTTTGCAGGCGAAACTCTAACAGGCATTCCTTGGGCAGCACGACCAGTATTCAATGCATATCCATTCAAAAGGTAGCTATCTCTGGCACTTTTCCCATGAGCTTTGAGAACATTGATTCCCTGGACATGAAAAAACGGCATTAGTATTCCTCAATGATCAGGAAAATTAAGCTTGTAACACAATCAGCCTCATAAGCCTTTACAGCAAACAGACTCATGCCATGGTTTCGtcttttttgacaattcaaCTACTGATTAAGATAGAGAAGCAGAAGAGCTCCATGTCAACACCTCCTAAAGTATTACACCTACAAGATGTAAATACGAACTACTAACCTTGATAGGATATTTAACTTCCCCGCGGGCATTGGTCATTTTTACTGATTGTACTGCATCTACAACCTGAAAGCAAATTGTTATGCGCCAACAATAAACTAGCAGATTAACATAATTACTTTATGCACCATAAATGACGCATTGCTTTAATATTTATCCTGGATATGCTGAGCACAATTATGAAGCATATTTTGAGGCAACTTGAAGTAATTTTATCCAGCACTAATAACATGACAGGAGTTCTACTCGAGAAGGAACCTTTAGGTTAAGGAGTTTAGGATCGACTTATAAAGCTGTTGAAAGACCAGTATGATTGACTCATGGAAAAATACATACTGACCATATCCGCAGCCTCaccagaaaatacaaaaagcaaCAGTGTTTATACTAAGTAACATGGACCATGgctcctccctctcctctcAAACAAGATGCCTCCCCACTTGAACCCCACCCATAATCTAGAGGTTAAAAGTTCCACTATTATAGTGACTGTCAACATACCAAGTTTGCAAAGAAGTCACTGTCAGCAGCAATCAACTTTGATGACATGCTTGTTTTGGCACAGTTCGCAAGGGAATCTTTTCCGAGCTTGTCAACCTATGAAAAATCAGAAAGCATAATGTCCAATAAAGATATAGATCATAGCCAAACAAGTTTACCACCAAcaagtggaaaaataaaatggctCAACtcatttccttaaaaatgattgcAGATCATGATAAAGCACAGAAACAttgttgtaattgtgtcaatcatttcatttcaagtTGCACTTAAGCATAAACTTTTCGTTAGCCATAAACAAAAATACtaatcaaattttgaactttgTAAATTATACTTGCTCACAAAGTCATACCTTAACTGCTAATTTTTCATCAACATATTTACAAGCTTCCCTCATAGCAAGCTGCATAACAGGAAACACATAAAACATGAGAGAAATTTGCCAGAGAAACATGAGAAATAAGATTATCTTACTGTGCATGCATGCTCTGACTGCTCGTCTGTCAACTCCCATCATATTCtagggaaaatggaaatataaatagaaaaatgggaAACAAATTACTCACTCTGAAACCACTAATTATCGATGTTGGATGAATCTTATTCCTCACCAGATCATTTGATCTCTGCAAAAGCAATGATCAAGTCACTGATTAGACAACACATCACTTTAAAGTAACAAATTACCAGGACAACCCACAAACTAAGTTGCGTCCAACCTCAAATAGCTACCATTACCTTAAGCAACTCTGCAGCTACAATGACCACTGAAGTTGTACCATCTCCGACCTCTTTGTCCTGAAGCTCAGCCAACTCCACTAATACCTGTATACCCAAGTGAAGCAAAAATGAGTGCCTATATCTCCCAGCTTCAGAGTCTTGTCACATAACACGAGGTGGCCATCCACCCACCTTAGCAGCTGGGTGCTCCACTTCTAACATCTTGAGTATTGTAGCGCCATCATTAGTAATCGTTACGTCACCAATGTCATCAACCAACATCTGACTAGTCGAACAAGACAACCGAGGTGAGTTAGATTTTCAATCTCTACATAGGAAAAGATGACATTACATAAACTCCCAATGCAACAGTCAACAGTAATCCTTAATGGTTACTACCATTCCATACCAGATCAACCCTAAAGTTAAAGTTCAAGTGAGTAAAGCACAGAGATAGCATCATTAACACTTCTGGTGACTAATTTCATCTAATAGATTATAGAATTGCATCTCGTACAACCAACAGCAAGTGTAAAATAACAAAGATAACCACTTAACATAATAAATGTATGCTTGCTTTTTTTGCGTCAAATCAAATCAGCAGCTCTGAGAACATTGACAAAGCTGAAACACGCACAATGGCATCACTCTCAACAAACTAATAAGACCAACAACAATATCAGACCTAATGGTAAAAGACTTAGGTCAGCCACGCCCAACTGCCCCTACGCTGAAAATGAAAGCAAACGAGTAAATACACATCACCACAAAACTTACCTTGTCAAGACCAACAGGACCGAGCGAGGACTTCACAATGTTGGCCACAGCTTGACAAGCCACCACTGTTCAAATTAATTCACAAATCTCACCGATTGAAGTGCGAAAACAAAAAGTCGATCGATcgaaaaggggggaaaaaaagaacaggaGTACCGTTTTGAGTGCGGACGTCTTGGCCGGACTGGCGTTCACCTAAAATGTCGGGCGTCCGGGCCAGAATGGCCATTTTCGTTACCCTGGTTTTAGcagagaaatagaaaacaagGGATCGATGCGCGTGAAGACGAGGAAAGAGCTGCGACAATGTAGCGAATCGGATCTGCGgtgtcggcggcggcggcggcggcggtggagagTCACTCAATGACGCGGAGAGTGACTGAGAAACCCTCGAGAAAGAGAACCGCGAAGCTTGGAGAAGAAGGAAACGTCTCTCGTCAATTCGCGAACGTTCAACAAAAAGCTTCGCGTGTGCGCGGCCGAGGGTTTTCCTTATT is a window from the Rhodamnia argentea isolate NSW1041297 chromosome 8, ASM2092103v1, whole genome shotgun sequence genome containing:
- the LOC115733265 gene encoding T-complex protein 1 subunit alpha-like: MAILARTPDILGERQSGQDVRTQNVVACQAVANIVKSSLGPVGLDKMLVDDIGDVTITNDGATILKMLEVEHPAAKVLVELAELQDKEVGDGTTSVVIVAAELLKRSNDLVRNKIHPTSIISGFRLAMREACKYVDEKLAVKVDKLGKDSLANCAKTSMSSKLIAADSDFFANLVVDAVQSVKMTNARGEVKYPIKGINVLKAHGKSARDSYLLNGYALNTGRAAQGMPVRVSPAKIACLDFNLQKTKMQLGVQVVVTDPRELEKIRQREADMTKERIEKILKAGANVVLTTKGIDDMALKYFVEAGAIAVRRVRKEDMRHIAKATGATMVSTFADMEGEETYDSSFLGHAEEVVEEHISDDDVVLIKGTKTTSAVSLILRGANDYMLDEMERALHDALSIVKRTLESNTVVAGGGAVEAALSVYLEYLATTLGSREQLAIAEFAESLLIIPKSMLAKDATELVAKLRAYHHTAQTKADKKHLSSMGLDLSKGTIRNNLEAGVIEPAMSKVKIIQFATEAAITILRIDDMIKLVKDESQNGED